The genomic DNA tacattatttttgtgtgtttcagatatttatttttcatctttcttactatgattttgttatttctctatattttctattttttttaatcgtattcatttttggtaattttcttgaacactgtacattttttcttaattttctcttttttttaagtatttgtttttttttctgtactgagtttctaactttatttttggggtacactattttttatttttcaagtttCATGAATTTTTAATCATCCCACTTTTCTCCAATATGGTTTggatttttactgttttattcttattttgtgattattttttatttaattttttaataattctcATTAATATTTAACAGTTATTTATACTATTTAAATCTTTGTGCATACATTGAAACAGTGTGTATGCTTGTCTCTGCAAATAAAAATACGTTACTAaacaattattacatttttttttttaatgttgcatGGTTTCCTTTTACACATTTGTTTACATTCAACTTTATTAAGTTAACAAATACCAAACAGAATTCTGTCTCACgtgacacaaacacaaaatctaaatataaagaaGGATGCCAAATTACTAAAcgcaattaaaaagaaaatgggcCCATTCATGTATTCTTATATTATGTGAAACCGCAGCACATTTTGTGCAGATTTTTTTCCATGTCTTTTTTCAAAACTTAACAGACCTTGACACATCTAAATTTAAGAATAATCCTTTACACCAAAATAACCAAAACATACACCGTACTTTTCATTGTTTGGCACTTGTCAAACTTCATATTTGCTTGATTTTTGTTAGTCAAACGAATGGttgataaaaacaacaatacgcaaacatttcaacattattacaatgtaaaaaaaaaaatcagaaaagaaAATCTGAAAGGTTGGAAAGATGGGGAAAAATCTCTACATCTCTAAAACTCCATTAGGCCAACAATAAACAGTTTGAGTGTCTCAATGTTAtttacagaaacagaaaaacaaagcaatacataaataaaatatatgaaagTGACAAAGTTTTGCTGCAGCTAGGCTTTAGTCCCTAGAAACTACTTCAATTATGTTAATCATTCTAAAACAAAGATACGCCAACAGGAAGGCATGGAAATTGGCTTATTATAGCAATACTGAAATATACTATATTCATACtattgtatatttaaatgttacttCCATGGGAGCTTTATTAACTTAACATATATTtgtgttaattatttattttctataagtGTTATTCAAATGTTAATTCACAATTTCCAAAAGGGAATCTAGAACAATGGGGAGATAAACATAAAAttcaataaattaaacaaaaaacaaaacaaagcactgATCTGAATTTTCACGTCATCTTCACCTCTCTTGTTTTGACATTTTACACAGGCATATCAAGGGACAGCTTGTTTGTCTTTAATAAACATGGCTGATCAGACTGAGCACACACCGACTGTGTGTTTCCTTGTAACTGTTTAATGTTCGCCCTCACAAGGCTGAAGTCATTTCTTAAGTTAGATCCGATCCTTCGTCATCCTTTGGGCATAATCGGGTCGATGTAACCCGATCCCCCGGACCAGAACTGGATCTGATCACGCGAGTCCAAGAGCGGAATATTTTACGCCATGAATAAAACGGATTATCTTcgaaatcaacaaaatgatcATAAGAATTTAGAGAAAAGGTTATTAAAGACGGATCATCAACAGGAAGTGTGTGGTAAGATTTACTTTAGACGGAACGGATCACTAAAACTgttctttggtttaaaaataaaacgagAGGAAAaacttcttttctgtttttacagATTTCATACACTTCACATAATTTATATATCTTAATATTGCGCGTATTATTTTTACTCTTAGCGATATTTATTTCCGATTTCCGACAGGCTTTCTTTCGGTGTTAAATTGTTCCACCCGGACAGTTTATAGCTGCGGACCCAAACGAGTCATTTTGTAGtccaacatttaaaaatgccttTGTAAGTTGGAGGGTTTgataagtttttttaaaaaacgtaattttgtgattttaaatAGCCAATCAGAAGAGGCACTTAATATCAATCCAAAAACTCATTTAATAAATCCCAACATTTAGTTATTTAGTTGTTCTGTTAAATTTTTCAGGGCACATTTCAAACTTGgataaatgaaattaataaacttTCATTTACGTAAACTCAAGTATTTGGAATTACATTTGTAATTCTAAcaaaaggcataaaaaagatGGATAAGATTTATAAAAGTAAGAATGTAATGGCCAAGCATTTCATTCATAATTGCAGGTTTAAGAAAACGAATGCACTTTAAAACTGAAACTcgtgaaattaaaataataattgagaaCTGTACAAACAAAAGTAACCTTTAAAGTATTTAATTCCTTAAAAAGTTCTTGGTTTTAAGAGCAGAAAACAAACATCTTTAGGCATCAGACGAAAAATTTATTTAGTTGTAACgccttcttttccttttttttaaattttaatttccaACTCTTGCAGACCGTAAACAGGATTAAAGTATAAGTGTtgaaatacactaaaggacaacaaaaacacacaaggccactacaaaaatacaaaaaagtacaacaaaaacacaggaaaaaaggtgaaattagaatgtatgcatgtgtgaaacacacacacagtaatgaataacaataaaaaaatctctATACATTACAGCTCACATTGTTTCCATGTTTGTTTCCTTGTTGCCTGCAGATGCAcaccagcatcagcatcagGTGGCGACGcttaaaaacaaactcaaacaggATGTGGATGTTCTCGATATAAAGGAGGAACAAACAGAAGTGTCGACCAGCCAGGAAGAACAGGAGGGTGTTTCCGACCGTTTTCCTCTCACTGATATTCCTGCAAagagtgaggaagaggaggaggaggacgacgACGACAACGAGGAAGCTGTAAGCTCCCAGCAGCTCCACGCAGCCCTCTGCTCAGTGAAAGAAGAAAGTGACGAAGATGAGGGGCCTCGAGCATCTTCCTCAAAGTCTGAGTTAAACCATTCGGACACTGAGACggaaaatgatgatgattggGAGAAGGAGTGGCGTGACCATTTGGACCCTGAACCAGAACCTGACACGATGCACATTTGCAGTGTTTGCGGTAAAAACTTCTCCAAAAAACGTGACTTGTTGCGCCACAGGAAGGTTCACCCTGGGAAAAAGACGTTCCTCTGTGACATTTGCGATAAAAGATTCACAAGTCAAAGGAATCTTAACTCACACAACAGAATCCACACGGGGAAGCCGTTCAGCTGCAGCATCTGTGGGAATACCTTCACGGAGCCAAGTAGCCTGAGGCGACACAAGGAGCTCCACACTGGAGAAAAACCTTATCAATGTTCTTTGTGTGGGAGAAAATTCAGTCAGAAGACCCATTATCAGAATCACCTCACAGTCCACACGGGAGAAAAACCCTATACTTGTAATCAATGTGGGAAAAATTTCAAAGGCAACCATAATCTTAAAAGACACAAGAAAACCCACacgggagagaaaccattcCCCTGTCTGGTCTGTGGGGAGAGATTCACCCAGCGGGGGAGTTTACAACGACACAGCGCtcttcacacaggagagaaaccgttTTCCTGTGCAGACTGTGGGAAAACATTTGTCCGCAAGACTCAACTGACCAGACACATGCAGGACCATGCGGGCGCAAGACCGTTTCAATGCTCCGTGTGCGGAGAGACGTTCCTCGAGCAGGGCGTCCTCAGGAACCACATGCGAATCCACacgggagagaaaccattcGCCTGCGAGCTGTGCGGGAAAGAGTTCAGTCGTCAATACTCGCTAAAATGCCACAGCCTGATTCATAAGGGAGAGAAGCCGTATTCGTGTGAATTCTGCGGGGAGAACTTCAACTGTCTAGGAAACATGAAGCGACATATGAGGATACACAGTGAAGGAGAGAAGCCGTTCCCCTGCGAAGTGTGTCACAAAACGTTTGACCAAAAATGGCTCCTGAACCGACACATTCGGGTCCACACGGGTGAGAGGCCATTCAAGTGCAGCGTGTGCGGAGAGACGTTCGCCCAGCAGAACGCCATCAAGGGCCACATGAGGATCCACACCGGAGACACACCATATGGCTGCGAGGTGTGCGGAAAGATGTTCAGACATCAGTACACGCTAAAACTGCACTACACAATCCACACGAGCGAGAAGGCGTTCCCGTGTGATGTCTGTGGGGAGAAGTTTGGTTGTCAGGAATACATGAAGAGACACATGAAGAGAATGCATCAAGAGACTCCTCTGACTGACTGACAACCATTTATTATGCCTTCTTACACATTTGTGGGAAGTCGTTATCAGAGACGCACAATTACAAACTGTACAATTGGAAATAAATATGATTCATCTTGTTTTCTCAtttgtaaatataaaacaaattataATGTGTCAGTTTGAGTGgataaaacaaaagttaaaggCCACCATCACTAgccatatatataaaataaaatgtgtttaatatatcctcaataaacaaaatatgtgcgcatttattaaaaaattaaaaatacacattcaaatttctttttttcattattgtgtaacttaaagctgcaagaggcgattaaaaaaaaaaaatcagataaagatATAATATAAGCCTCCTAGATCAACatagatgtaaaaggttgaactTGCCACATGAATATTAGTTTAAATCTCCAATTACTCGCATTGCATCGTGGGATGTGGTCCTGTAGAAGGattcatagaagtgtttttgtgtttcacaGCAATATAAACTGGTCTTCATTCAAAAGGCGGGTTTCTTATAGAGAGTTGCGGTCAGTTAAGAGTTTGGATATAGTTTAGACAGCATTTTGATCATTTAGATGTAGTTTATTGAGTTCACAGGGAGTGTTTTCCTtgtattttgcatttatttattaatttaccaTCATTTGTTTTGAATACTTGtgaattttaaaatgacaatttatttgtattttcttttatttatttatctatcttaaGTATAAGATCCTGTATGTTCCCCTGTGCTCCAAAAATATCATTCACATACTGTTATCTAGTCCTATTGTTAAATGGCACTGGCTtggtttattgtattttatttattcatttatgaaTTTATTCGACAGATTTactacattacattttaaaaatagttcTGCAACCTGACAAGTTTAAAACCATAGATATCATataataaaggctttttaaaaatatatatatatgtctatgcTTACAACAACGTAAAATGAATTGATTAAATATATAGCGTTCCTTACAAACGCCGTTTGAATACGTTGACACAGAAAGCATgacgtaaaaaaataaaatttaaattcaaactgttttttgtctacatttaaaaatgcaatcttcatattatttattaatttatttgattcATTATATTGAGTTTATTAAAATAGTCCGTGTTTTCTTTTGAGCAGGCATCTCTACAGGCACCTAAATCTAGCTGCAGTTGCTAACTCAGCAAAGTGAGTGTTTCGAGCTAACCTGTGATTAAATTTAAAGTCGCcgtggtttttgttgttctttattGTGCAGAATAAAGTGAAGGTGGATTTCACCGCGCAGTTGGTAAGTAAAActccaaattacacaaaaacgacGTGTTATTCTCGAAATAAACAGCTAACAGCAGTTTGCGTGTGCAAAATGTCAGTATTTTCTGGTTTGAACAGTAATATAAGTTAAGTGTTAATGGTTGGTTTTGTTAATTGAATGTTTTGAGGCAGAAAACGGAAAGATGAATCCTTCAATTTTAAGATATTGCGTAAAGTTAGCCGCtgaggtgtgctgtggtatctgagACTTAGACTGTAGCAGGTCATTTAAACTACCTGCAGAATAGATTGTTTGATATGTCCTTCATCTTGGATTATTTCTAggtctaaaaatgaaaaataaaaacctatGGCTGTACTGTTGTAAATTATTACTGTTAACTGGTTGGggtgaaaaatatttaatttaattagaatAGAAAATGAAGTAGTTTGAACCTCgcttaaaaaaatcacatcagtATCAGACTAAAAGctatttaaagaaaaagttaAGCAACTATTTTCCTcttgcaagttttttttatggCAATGTGTTGGAAAAGATTtcatctttcaaaataaaaagcactgtattttcttagtttttgcCCAAGCAAAATAAATCATCCCACAAGTTAAGAAATATGTTATTATTAAATGTCTtatggctattttttttttcctgatgctTCATTATTGTATTGGGTTATATTTAAGTTAAACTCTCACTTCTGCTAATCTTTTActtatttggatttatttttttgcaatttttaggTGATGAAAGCAGATTTTTCTACCTCAGTTTGCATAAAGAAAGACAACAGAAACCCttcacaaaaaatatgaaagataCAAACTTTGTGAAGAAACTGgagaatgtttaaaaaaagctgATGTTTGGTGTTCACACATTAAATACCAACTCGTACATTAACACAGACTCGACATCTGTGATTCATGCAGAAGTTTCTGTGATTGATGCCATGTCTAAACGAGAGATCTTCAGTGCGACGGTGAAAGAGTTGCTGGACAAAGCAGCCGAAGAGATTTTCACGCTGTTTGAAAGAACAGTCGCTGAATATGAAGAAAAGCTTTCTCAGTGTAAAAGAACAGACTGtggtcatcatcatcaacatgacacAGTTCCACCACTGAAATCAGGTTTGgatgtttttacatttcatcTTTCTTTCAATAATATtggttaattgtaattgtagaaTGTTTTAGGAAATGCTGGAAAACCACTTACTGtgttattgtgccctagtttacacttatATATACAATAcacataaaatagaaaatatgtaagaaactgacaatatcaaaGCTATAAATGACAGATATGAGTCCCAACAGgctcttcactttacatttcctagattttgtgacaaatttctatttaatcaaGGGACATATTATGTCAATTTGTAGAAAATTGAAGGACTTTGtgtgagttttttcaacagtttaacattaaaaacaactgctatcatgtgatataagcaatggggaaactgtgagcacctgcaaatattgttgagtttcattcacacaatgattcatgttttgagtcgtttttaacatttttcctacgggccgaattggatgccccaaagggacggatttggcccccggacctcgagtttgacacgtgcgatcttgtgtgtttttagctaATTTGTGTCGCCATTTCCTCCAGGCGCTCTGCAGACGTCTGCGGTCAAAGAGGTTCAGTGCGACCAAAGCTCCGCCCTGAACCAGCAGGACTTGGCTTTTTGTCGAATAAAGCAAGAAACGGAGGAAGTGCAGAGGAGTTTTCCACTTCTTGCTTCTCCCGTTGATGTTGGACGTCGGTCCACGTCAACGGAGACTGAAGTGAGAGTCGATGAAGACGAGTCTTTGTCAGAGTCTGGATCTGAAATTAAGGACGAGGAAGAGGTTGATTATGAAAACGGCCTGAACTATTTACCAGGGTTTGAGTCTAAAGCTGAAAGGTTTGGAACTAATAGTCTTTACGATGAGTCGCGAGAACTTGGTGGAAATCTAGGCTTAAAAAAAGTTGGAGAGACACAGACCATAACAGACGATGGTAAGAAACTTTACATCTGTGACGTTTGCGGACAAGGATTCAGCCGAAGGGGAAACCTCCGGACGCACATGGGAGTCCACACCGGTGAGAAACCATTCCAGTGTCAACACTGCGGGAAAAGATTCAGACATCCTTCCAACTTCAGACGACACACCAGAGTCCACTCCGGGGAGAAACCGTTCAGCTGTGGCGTTTGTAGTAAAAGGTTCTCAGAGCAGATGTCGCTGCAGAGCCACATGAACACCCACGTGGGCGAGACGCGCTTTGGCTGCCACTTCTGTGACAAAACCTTCAACAGGAAGTCGTACCTGAAGACGCACATGTTGGTACACGGCGGAGAGAAACCGTTTGGTTGTAGCGTTTGTGGGCGAAGATTCACAAGGAAGGGGGACCTGAAGAGACACATGCTGGTTCACACAGTAGAGAAGATGGAAGATTGAAGTGTGGAGGAAGTTTTTTCCCTGCAGATCAGggatttccatcttttttttgtgttaaccTTTCTTTATAAACACTATAATGGATGTGAGATATGTTGTTGTACCAAAACTTCAGGAATAAATCCTAATAAAACACATCTTCCTGgtgttatattttaatttactgaAGCAACTATTCTTTAGACATTTCtccattttattttcactttaattcAAAACCTATTGTTGTGGTTTAGATTCTACTTTTATCTCATTGTCGGCTAGCTGATCGTTTTACCTTTAGACACGCTAGTTAGATCCAGGAAATTGAGTTTCATCATGAAGTTTCCTGGTGACATTTTAATGAGTTACTGGCACATCCCGGCAGTAAAGAAATACAATagtctagtct from Gouania willdenowi chromosome 19, fGouWil2.1, whole genome shotgun sequence includes the following:
- the LOC114481816 gene encoding zinc finger and SCAN domain-containing protein 2-like, with the protein product MSKREIFSATVKELLDKAAEEIFTLFERTVAEYEEKLSQCKRTDCGHHHQHDTVPPLKSGALQTSAVKEVQCDQSSALNQQDLAFCRIKQETEEVQRSFPLLASPVDVGRRSTSTETEVRVDEDESLSESGSEIKDEEEVDYENGLNYLPGFESKAERFGTNSLYDESRELGGNLGLKKVGETQTITDDGKKLYICDVCGQGFSRRGNLRTHMGVHTGEKPFQCQHCGKRFRHPSNFRRHTRVHSGEKPFSCGVCSKRFSEQMSLQSHMNTHVGETRFGCHFCDKTFNRKSYLKTHMLVHGGEKPFGCSVCGRRFTRKGDLKRHMLVHTVEKMED